Below is a window of Dehalococcoidia bacterium DNA.
ACGCTGAAGCGCTCCGTATTCGTCGCGGGGCTCACATACATCTCCCTGATGACGTACAGGTAGTAGTAGAGGCTTATCACGCTGGCCACGACGGCGACGCCGGCCAGCCAGAGATAGCCTTCCTCGGCGACGGACTGGAAGAAGATGAACTTCGTGAGGAAGCCGGCGAAGAGTGGCATCCCGGCCAGCGAGAACAGGGCGACAGCGATGACCGTGGCCAGTAGCGGCGAACGGTCGGAGGCGCCGCGGAAGTCGCTCATCTCCTCGGCCCCGGTCTCGTTGTGGTAGGCGATGATCGCCGTGAAGGCAGCCATGTTGGTGATGATGTAGCCGGTCATGTGCAGGAGGAGCGCGCTCGTCACCTCAGGCGAGAGCGCGACGAGGCCCATAAGCATGTAGCCGACCTGCCCGATGCTGGAGTAGGCGAGCAGCCGCTTGATGTTGTGTTGCTGGAGCGCGATCACGTTTCCGGCCACCATGGTCGCCGCCGAGATCGCCGCGACCATGAAGCGCCAATCGTCCACGACGGGCATGAGGGCGCTGCTGAACAGCCGTATGAGCAGCGCGAAGCCGGCCGCCTTCGAAGTAGCCGAGAGAAAAGCCGTGATCGGCAGCGGCGCGCCCTCGTAGGCGTCCGGCGTCCACATGTGGAAGGGCACGGCCGCCACCTTGAATCCCAGGCCGGCGACGATCAGCGTCAGGCCGAGCAGGGTCGGCGCCGTGAAGCCACTGGTGCCATCCGAAAATGCTTCGGCGATAGCGTCATAGGAGGTCGACCCCGCGGTGCCGTAGATGAAGCTGATGCCGTAGAGCAGGATGGCCGAGGAGAAGGCGCCGAGGAGCATGTACTTCATCCCACCCTCGTTCGAGCGGTTATCGCTCTTGGCGTACGAGACGAGGATGTAACTGCTGAAGCTCAGGACCTCCAGGGAGATGTAAGCGGTGAGCAATTCGCGCGAGGCGGCCATGTAGATAGCGCCCGCGGTCGCGACCAGAAGCAGGGCATAGTACTCGCCGGGATGACGGAGCCGCTGCTGCACGAACTGGGCGGATGCGACTACCACGAAGAAGCCGATGGCCGTGAAGAAGCAGCGGAAAAAGGTCGTGTAGTCGTCGATGAAGATGAGGCCTGCGAAGTCGTCCTCGGTGTCCAGCCAGGCGAATGAGAGGGCAAAGACACCCGCGAGCGTAGCCGCAGCGATCCACGGCATCAGGCGCTTCGGGAAGCGCGGCGCCGCCAGGTCAAGCCCGACCAGGACGGCGGCTACCAGTCCCAGGACGTATTCCGGGATGAGGAGCGAGTAGTCGAAGTTGAGTCCCTCTATCATCCGATCCCCGGCAGGTGGTTAACGACGGTGTCCGAGATGCGGTCCACGAACGGGTCAGGCCAGAGCCCCATGAAGAGGATGAAGACGATTAACAGGGCGCCGCCCACTGCCTCGTAGCGCGTCATGTCCTTGAGATCGCCCCAGCGCGCCTCGTTGAACTGCCCGAAGAAAGACAGCGCCAGCAGGCGGAAGATGTAGACTGCCGTAATCCCGGCGCCCAGGACCGCGAGAACTCCGGCCCACCAGTACTCGCTGAAGGTGCCGACGAACACGTTGAACTCGGCCACGAAGCCCGAGAGCCCGGGCAGACCCACGGAGGTAAGCCCGGCGATCGTGAAGTAGATGGCGAAGCGCGGCATCTTTCCCGCCAGGCCGCCGAACGCGGCCAACTCGCGCGTGTGCGCCTGGTCGTAGACCGCTCCCACCATGGCGAACATGAGGGCCGTCATCACGCCGTGCGAGAACATCTGAAGCGCGGCGCCGTTCAGCCCCACCGGGTCCAGCGTTGCCAGGCCCATCAGCACGTAGCCCATGTGAGAGACGGAGGAGTAACCAATGACGTACTTGAAGTCCGTCTGCGCCAGGGCTGAGATTGCCCCGTAGACGACGTTGATCGTCGCCAGCACGATTAGCGCCGGCATCCAAAACTCGGCGCCCTCCGGCATGAGTTGGATGCCGAGGCGGAGTATGCCGAAAGCGCCCAGCTTCATCAGCACGCCGGCGTGCAACATCGACACTGCCGTCGGGGCTGCCACGTGGCCGTCCGGCGACCAGGTGTGGAATGGCCACAAGCCGGCAAGACAGCCAGCGCCGACGGCGAACAGAGGGAAGACCCACTTCTGGAAGTCCGTATCGAACTCCGCCCCGTACAGCGCCGTCAGGTCGAACGTGCCCACGTCCGCTTCCGCGAAAGTGGCGAAAATGGCGATGAAGATGAGGACGGAGAAGGCCACCAGCATCATCATGAGCTTGAGGCCGCTGTACTCCTTCGTCCGCAGGAACGTCGGGAAGCGGGTGCTCGAGCCCCAGACCGCGATCAGGAGGTACATCGGCAGCACCGCGAGCTCGTAGAAGAAGAAGAAGGCGAACAGGTCCAGCGACGAGAACGTGCCGAAAACGCCCGCGACGAGCAGCCAGTAGAGGATGAAGAAGTCTTTGTTCTTGTTCTCGATCTTCCAGGAGATCAACACGCCCGCGAAGGCCACGACACCGTTGAGCAGGATCATGCTCGCGGCAATGCCGTCCACGCCCAGGTAAAGGCTGATGCCGTGTTCGCCGAGGATGCCAACGTTCTCGATCCAGTCGTAGCGCAGCAGGAAGTCGAACTGCTCTTCGCCACCCGGCTCATAAGCAACGAACACGTAGACGGAGATCACGAAGCACACGAGCCCGATCAGTGCCGACAGGTAGCGGACGAGGTCCTTGCGCTCACCCGGCACCCAGAGCAGCGCGAAAGCGGCCGCGAGCGGCAGGACGATGAGCGCTAGCAGCGCGTGACCTTGCTCCATCTCACCCCCTCGCGGCGTAGCCGGCGATCGCCAACACGACGACGCCGGCGATGATCGCGAATGCGTAGTTAGGCAGCCTGCCGGTCTGGGCGTGCTTCAGCACCCAGCCCGTCGCCCCCGTGAATTCCCCAGGGCCGTTCACTCCCGTGTCGTTGACCACCGCGCGGTCGAAGAAGGCGATGATCTTGGCGAACCCAAGGACGACCTGGTCGATCACCCACTGGTAGAAGGCATCGACGTAGAACTTGTTAGAGAAGAGCTGGTAGAGGAAAGGCGCCCGCGCGGCAGCTTCGCGCGCCATGGCGCGCTCGCCCGTCCAGGCGTCCCAGCCGACCACGAGCGCTCCTGCTACCAGGGCTGTCGACAGCACGAGGACCAGCCAGTCGATCTCGAAGTCATGCGCCTCGCCGAACACGTTCTCCACCATCGCCAGGAAGCCTGAGCCGAAGCCGACCGCCTCCCCCACGGCGTCGAAGACCACGAAGCCGGACACCGCGGCGAGTACGGCCAGCACGATCAGGGGCAAGGACATCACGGGGGGCGACTCATGCGCGTGCTCGAAGGCATGGTGGTCGCGCGGCTCGCCCTGGAAGGTCAGCATGTAGACCCGGGCCATATAGAGTGCCGTCACGGGCAGACTCAGCAGGAGAAATAGCAGGACCACCGGGCTCTCGTCCCGGGCAATGGCGAGTATTTCGTCCTTCGCCCAGAAGCCGGAGAGCGGGATCATTCCCGCCATCGCCAGGGCACCGACCGCGAAGGTCCAGTGCGTGATCGGCATCTTTGCGGCCAGCCCGCCCAGGTGGTCGACCTCCTGGTGCTCCGTGGCGTGGATGACGGAGCCGGCGGCGAGGAAGAGCAGCGCCTTGAAGAAGGCGTGGGCGAAGAGATAGAGCATCGCCGGGGCCACTCCCGGCTCGCCGAGGCCGAGCGAGACCATCATTAGTCCGAGGCTGTTGAGGGTGGAGTAAGCGATCACCTGCTTGATGTCCGTCATCACGAGGCCCATGAACGCCGACATGAAGGTCGTGATCATGCCGACCACGATGACGAAGTAGAGCAACCATTCGTCCGAGGCCTCGAACAAAGGCATGGTGCGCGCAACGAGATAGATGCCGGCCACTACCATCGTGGCGGCATGAATGAGGGCCGAAACGGGGGTCGGGCCCTGCATGGCGTCCGGCAACCACACGTGGAACGGGAACTGCGCTGACTTGCCCATCGCGCCGCCGAACAAGGCCAGGGTCGCGACCGTAAGGTAGGTCTGGCCAATCTCGCCTTCTTCCGCGGCGTGGAAGATGGCGCTCATGTCGAAGGTGCCCGTCTCGCGCCAGAGCATGATGATGCCGATGAGCATCGCCACGTCCCCTAGACGCGTGGTGATGAACGCTTTCTTGGCCGCCTCGGCAGCAGGTCTGCGCTCCCAGTAAAAGCCGATGAGCAGGAAGGAGCAGATGCCGACGCCCTCCCAGACCACGTACAGAAGAAGGAAGTTGTCGGCGAGGACCAGCGTGAGCATGCAGGCGACGAAGAGAGAGAGGACGGCGTAGAACCAGCCGTACCGCGGCTCTCCGCGCATGTAACCCAGCGAGTAGATCATCACCATGAGGCCGACGAAGCTCACCACGATCAGCATCACGACCGTGATCTGGTCGACCAGGAAGCCCACCCGCAGGACGAAGTCGATCTCCTCGACCTTCACCCAGTCGAACCCTGAGGTGTTGTTCTGCAGGTCGGCCGCCAGCGCCGGCAACTGATCGAAGAGGTCCAGGGATACCAGGACCATGAGCACGAAGGAGGCGGCCATCGCGCCTATGGCGATGAAGTCGCCGCCGCGGGGGATGTAGCGGGAAAACAGGAAGTGCCCGAGGGCCAGGACCACGAAGGCCAGCGCGGGCAGCGCCGGCAGCAGCCAGGCCTGCTCCATCATCGCGAGCGCTCCTCCATTGCCGTCATGACTGCTACCACTTCAGCTGGCTCACTTCGTCCACGTCGGCGGTCGCCCTGTTGCGGAACACGCGGATGATGATGCCCAGTGCCAGGCCGACCTCGGCAGCGGCAATCGTAATCACGAAGATCGCGAAAATGAGGCCGCGGAACAGCTCTCCGTCGGTGTAGACGGCAAAGGCGACAAAGTTCACGGCTACGGCGTTCAGCATTAGCTCGACGGACATGAGGATCAGGACCGCGTTGCGCCTGGAAAGGACGCCGTAGACGCCGAGAGAAAAGAGGATGGCGGAGATGATGAGGAAGTGGTTGAGTGAGACCTGCTCCGCCGCGGTCTCCACTACGCCTCTCCTTCCTCTTGGCGCGATATGACGATGGCGCCCACGAGCGCGATGAGCAGCACCACGGACACGATCTCGAAGGGCAGGAGCCAGGTCGTGAACAGCGCGTCGCCGATGGCGCGCGTGTCGACCAGCGTGACTTCCTGGACGTAGCGCGGCCAGTCGGTGTTGAGGATGCCGCCCAGGATCAGGCCCAGCAGCAATACGCCTGCCAGAAATGCCGGCAGGCGCTGCGCTTCCCCGAAAGTAATAGGCATCTGGTCGCGGCCACGCGTGAGCATGAGACCGAAGAGAATGATCGTGGCGACGGCGCCGCCGTAGATCAGGATTTGCACCAGGGCCAGGAACTCGCTGGTCATGAGGATGTAGAAGCCGGCCACGGCCAGGAGCGAGAGGATGAGCCATAACGCGGCGTGGACGACGTTCTGGGAAGTAACGACTCCGATTCCGCCAGCGATGGCCAGGATGCTCAGGATGTAGAAGACCGCTTCGGCCATTCAGTCCTTCCGGGGTTCAGGACGGAACCCAGGGCTTGATCCGCGTACCGGGGTCTCGTGTCTTGTGCTGGGCCAGCAGCTGCTCCAGGTCCATCACGAGCTCCTTCCGGTCCTCCGTCGAGAGCTCGTGCCCGGCCCAGGTGTTGTTCATGGCGATGGCGTCGAAGTTGCACACCTCGACGCAGATGTTGCAGCGCATGCAGCGCCCGTAATCGATGAAGAACTGGTCGACGATCTTGCGGCGCTTGCTCTTGCCCTCCGCGAACTTCGGGTTGTCCTTCATCGTTACCGTCATGCACTCCACGGGGCAGGCGCGCTCGCAGGCGTGGCAGCCGGTGCAGAAGGGCTCGTCGACCTCGTAGTCCCAGAGGAGGATCGGGAAGGCTCGATCGCGTTCGGGCACGGGGCGGTGCACCGTCGGATACTCAATCGTGACGGGCTTCCGCAGCATGGTGCCGAAGGTGACACCCAGGGCCTTCAAAACGCCAATCATCTAGGTCGTGCTCCTCAGGGCAGCCATCGCGCCGAGACGCTCGGCACGCGAAGGTTGCTTTGTCACCTGGTAGATCACGTACGCCATCGCAAGCAGCAGCGCCGCCGAGATCACGCCGATCACCGCCCGCGCCGCCGTCACATCATCGATGTACACGAGGACAATAGCGTTAACGGCCACTTGAAGGAAGGCGAAGGGCAGCAGGATCTTCCAGCAGAAGGCCATCAGCTGGTCGATGCGCAGCCGGGGGAACGTCGCGCCGATCCACATGAAGACCAGGATCATGAACATCGCCTTTACGGTCGTCAGGGCAATCTGCAGCGGCCAGCCCACGTCGGAGCCGAAGGGCCATTCGTAACCGCCGAAGAACAGGATGGAGGCCAGCACGGACAACCCGAACATGGCCGCGTACTCGCCCAGGGCGAAGATGATGCTCCAGCGGATGCCGCTGTATTCCACCCAGGGACCCCCTACCAACTCCGACTCGCCGATCGGGATATCGAAGGGGCGGCGACCCAGTTCGGCGATTACAGCCGTGAGCAGGATGAAGAACGGGAGCGGCTGATACACGACCGCGGGGACGTTGTGCTGCGTCGCCACGATCTCGCGCAGGTTCAGCGAGCCGGCCACCATCGACACCGACAGGACGGCGAGGATCAGGGGGATCTCGTAGCTGATGAGCTGCGCGGCGGCGCGGATGGCGCCAAGCAGGGCGTACTTATTGTCGGAAGCCCAACCCGCCATGATGAAACCGATCGTGTTCACGCCCGAGACAGCCACGATATAAAAGAGGCCGAGCTGCAGGTCCCGGACACCCCAGTCCTCCGTGAACGGCAGCGCCACGAGTGTCATGAACACCGGTACGAAGGTCACATAAGGCGCCAACTCGAACAGGAGGTTGTCGGCGCTCGCGGGACGCACGTCCTCCTTCGTCAGCAGCTTGATGGCGTCAGCGAAGGACTGCAGGGTGCCGTACGGT
It encodes the following:
- a CDS encoding NADH-quinone oxidoreductase subunit M produces the protein MEQGHALLALIVLPLAAAFALLWVPGERKDLVRYLSALIGLVCFVISVYVFVAYEPGGEEQFDFLLRYDWIENVGILGEHGISLYLGVDGIAASMILLNGVVAFAGVLISWKIENKNKDFFILYWLLVAGVFGTFSSLDLFAFFFFYELAVLPMYLLIAVWGSSTRFPTFLRTKEYSGLKLMMMLVAFSVLIFIAIFATFAEADVGTFDLTALYGAEFDTDFQKWVFPLFAVGAGCLAGLWPFHTWSPDGHVAAPTAVSMLHAGVLMKLGAFGILRLGIQLMPEGAEFWMPALIVLATINVVYGAISALAQTDFKYVIGYSSVSHMGYVLMGLATLDPVGLNGAALQMFSHGVMTALMFAMVGAVYDQAHTRELAAFGGLAGKMPRFAIYFTIAGLTSVGLPGLSGFVAEFNVFVGTFSEYWWAGVLAVLGAGITAVYIFRLLALSFFGQFNEARWGDLKDMTRYEAVGGALLIVFILFMGLWPDPFVDRISDTVVNHLPGIG
- the nuoK gene encoding NADH-quinone oxidoreductase subunit NuoK; translated protein: METAAEQVSLNHFLIISAILFSLGVYGVLSRRNAVLILMSVELMLNAVAVNFVAFAVYTDGELFRGLIFAIFVITIAAAEVGLALGIIIRVFRNRATADVDEVSQLKW
- the nuoH gene encoding NADH-quinone oxidoreductase subunit NuoH produces the protein MALLWGVFGIDMNVGLDAFIRLNIVVLVMTLVVMFLIYLERKVVGRIQMRLGPMRTGPYGTLQSFADAIKLLTKEDVRPASADNLLFELAPYVTFVPVFMTLVALPFTEDWGVRDLQLGLFYIVAVSGVNTIGFIMAGWASDNKYALLGAIRAAAQLISYEIPLILAVLSVSMVAGSLNLREIVATQHNVPAVVYQPLPFFILLTAVIAELGRRPFDIPIGESELVGGPWVEYSGIRWSIIFALGEYAAMFGLSVLASILFFGGYEWPFGSDVGWPLQIALTTVKAMFMILVFMWIGATFPRLRIDQLMAFCWKILLPFAFLQVAVNAIVLVYIDDVTAARAVIGVISAALLLAMAYVIYQVTKQPSRAERLGAMAALRSTT
- a CDS encoding 4Fe-4S binding protein, which codes for MIGVLKALGVTFGTMLRKPVTIEYPTVHRPVPERDRAFPILLWDYEVDEPFCTGCHACERACPVECMTVTMKDNPKFAEGKSKRRKIVDQFFIDYGRCMRCNICVEVCNFDAIAMNNTWAGHELSTEDRKELVMDLEQLLAQHKTRDPGTRIKPWVPS
- a CDS encoding NADH-quinone oxidoreductase subunit N; the encoded protein is MIEGLNFDYSLLIPEYVLGLVAAVLVGLDLAAPRFPKRLMPWIAAATLAGVFALSFAWLDTEDDFAGLIFIDDYTTFFRCFFTAIGFFVVVASAQFVQQRLRHPGEYYALLLVATAGAIYMAASRELLTAYISLEVLSFSSYILVSYAKSDNRSNEGGMKYMLLGAFSSAILLYGISFIYGTAGSTSYDAIAEAFSDGTSGFTAPTLLGLTLIVAGLGFKVAAVPFHMWTPDAYEGAPLPITAFLSATSKAAGFALLIRLFSSALMPVVDDWRFMVAAISAATMVAGNVIALQQHNIKRLLAYSSIGQVGYMLMGLVALSPEVTSALLLHMTGYIITNMAAFTAIIAYHNETGAEEMSDFRGASDRSPLLATVIAVALFSLAGMPLFAGFLTKFIFFQSVAEEGYLWLAGVAVVASVISLYYYLYVIREMYVSPATNTERFSVPLVMKAAVAVLTVGIFVVGLYPAPLYELTDGVASVLF
- the nuoL gene encoding NADH-quinone oxidoreductase subunit L, with the translated sequence MMEQAWLLPALPALAFVVLALGHFLFSRYIPRGGDFIAIGAMAASFVLMVLVSLDLFDQLPALAADLQNNTSGFDWVKVEEIDFVLRVGFLVDQITVVMLIVVSFVGLMVMIYSLGYMRGEPRYGWFYAVLSLFVACMLTLVLADNFLLLYVVWEGVGICSFLLIGFYWERRPAAEAAKKAFITTRLGDVAMLIGIIMLWRETGTFDMSAIFHAAEEGEIGQTYLTVATLALFGGAMGKSAQFPFHVWLPDAMQGPTPVSALIHAATMVVAGIYLVARTMPLFEASDEWLLYFVIVVGMITTFMSAFMGLVMTDIKQVIAYSTLNSLGLMMVSLGLGEPGVAPAMLYLFAHAFFKALLFLAAGSVIHATEHQEVDHLGGLAAKMPITHWTFAVGALAMAGMIPLSGFWAKDEILAIARDESPVVLLFLLLSLPVTALYMARVYMLTFQGEPRDHHAFEHAHESPPVMSLPLIVLAVLAAVSGFVVFDAVGEAVGFGSGFLAMVENVFGEAHDFEIDWLVLVLSTALVAGALVVGWDAWTGERAMAREAAARAPFLYQLFSNKFYVDAFYQWVIDQVVLGFAKIIAFFDRAVVNDTGVNGPGEFTGATGWVLKHAQTGRLPNYAFAIIAGVVVLAIAGYAARG
- a CDS encoding NADH-quinone oxidoreductase subunit J, whose translation is MAEAVFYILSILAIAGGIGVVTSQNVVHAALWLILSLLAVAGFYILMTSEFLALVQILIYGGAVATIILFGLMLTRGRDQMPITFGEAQRLPAFLAGVLLLGLILGGILNTDWPRYVQEVTLVDTRAIGDALFTTWLLPFEIVSVVLLIALVGAIVISRQEEGEA